In one Poseidonibacter antarcticus genomic region, the following are encoded:
- a CDS encoding molybdopterin-dependent oxidoreductase, whose protein sequence is MNSNKKVACPMDCYDACQAEVIDGNIKGSKEVGITNGKLCVNFAQLLKKENHKSPKFGNENISLEESLEILTNKLQDTKAENTLFYTGSGNLGVIQNASKNFFTQYGSTLTKGSLCDGGGGVGIEQGRGSVVNPPIENLINSDIIIVWGRNFSVTSSHIYNLVKDKTFVTIDPIKTDIAKKSEIHMQINPKTDYELALLLSRFAHMQDMEDEEFLEEYSEGSDWFFDITRNRPVVSYESATGVSLSLINDFFELIENKKISIVVGLGVQKYLEGAQIMRCIDSFAAYLGIHKKESGGVWYLSDSSYGYENQFKIKGKNKKVPIPEVDFGSYDLVFIQGGNPVVSAPNTKAVIEGLKNTFVVCFTTTYNDTCEYADLIIPSSSFLSKADVRLSYGHEYKAISQVVEEPKENTISEYKLATYLIEKFGFEALKSEEEIIEYYTNAKVENEVFETFEFIEEVEIEHLYKNKTSSNFYLITGKSKNSLNSQFTIDNNVYLNSLSGFKNDDIVKISSPFGEANFVVKLNDDVKNECAFFYTGNKKTNYLTPNKADEESFSAMFQEVLIEIELSNTL, encoded by the coding sequence TTGAATTCAAATAAAAAAGTAGCATGTCCTATGGATTGTTATGATGCATGTCAGGCAGAAGTTATAGATGGTAATATCAAAGGCTCAAAAGAAGTTGGTATAACAAATGGAAAATTATGCGTTAATTTTGCACAGTTATTAAAAAAAGAAAATCATAAAAGTCCAAAATTTGGAAATGAAAATATTTCATTAGAAGAATCTTTAGAAATTTTAACTAATAAACTTCAAGATACAAAAGCTGAAAATACACTGTTTTATACAGGTAGTGGTAATTTAGGTGTAATACAAAATGCTAGTAAAAACTTTTTTACACAATATGGTTCTACTTTAACAAAAGGAAGTTTATGTGATGGTGGAGGTGGTGTTGGAATTGAGCAAGGAAGAGGAAGTGTAGTTAATCCTCCCATTGAAAACCTTATTAACTCTGATATTATCATTGTTTGGGGTAGAAATTTTTCTGTTACTTCTTCACATATATATAATCTTGTAAAAGATAAAACATTTGTAACTATTGATCCTATTAAAACAGATATTGCAAAGAAATCTGAAATTCATATGCAAATTAATCCTAAAACAGATTATGAATTAGCATTACTTTTAAGTAGATTTGCTCATATGCAAGATATGGAAGATGAAGAGTTCTTAGAAGAGTATTCAGAAGGATCAGACTGGTTTTTTGATATTACTAGAAATAGACCTGTTGTTTCATATGAATCAGCTACAGGAGTATCTCTGTCTTTAATAAATGACTTCTTTGAACTAATAGAAAATAAAAAGATTTCAATAGTTGTAGGTCTTGGAGTACAAAAGTATCTAGAAGGTGCTCAAATTATGAGATGTATTGATTCTTTTGCAGCTTATTTAGGTATTCATAAAAAAGAAAGTGGAGGAGTTTGGTATTTAAGTGATTCTTCTTATGGTTATGAAAATCAATTTAAAATCAAAGGGAAAAATAAAAAAGTTCCAATTCCAGAAGTTGACTTTGGTTCTTATGATTTAGTTTTTATTCAAGGAGGAAATCCCGTTGTTTCAGCTCCTAATACAAAAGCAGTTATTGAAGGTTTAAAAAATACTTTTGTAGTATGTTTTACAACAACTTATAATGATACTTGCGAATATGCAGATTTAATTATTCCTTCTTCTTCTTTTTTATCTAAAGCTGATGTAAGATTATCTTATGGGCATGAATATAAAGCTATTTCCCAAGTTGTTGAAGAGCCAAAAGAAAATACAATTAGTGAATATAAATTAGCAACATATTTAATAGAAAAATTTGGATTTGAAGCTTTAAAAAGTGAAGAAGAAATAATAGAATATTATACAAATGCTAAGGTAGAAAATGAAGTGTTTGAAACTTTTGAGTTTATTGAAGAAGTAGAAATTGAACATTTATATAAAAATAAAACGTCATCAAATTTTTATTTAATTACAGGGAAAAGTAAAAACTCTCTAAACTCTCAATTTACTATAGATAATAATGTGTATTTAAATTCATTAAGTGGTTTTAAAAATGATGATATTGTTAAAATTTCTTCACCTTTTGGAGAAGCTAATTTTGTAGTTAAATTAAATGATGATGTAAAAAATGAATGTGCTTTTTTCTATACAGGAAATAAAAAAACAAACTATTTAACACCTAATAAGGCTGATGAAGAATCATTTTCAGCTATGTTTCAAGAGGTATTAATAGAAATTGAATTATCTAACACTCTTTAG
- a CDS encoding MFS transporter: MNYLTLFRQHKVIRDLSLVQFIAYFGAWFSNVAIYTMLVNFGSSGLTIALVTAMHFLPAVLIAPFSGAIIDRFKIKPLMLTLLLVEFVMTLLFLTIENQSQVWLLMVFIFIRMSAASIFFSTEMSLLAKLLKGEALQKANEIHSIIWSFCYAAGMAVSALIVNYIGIKAAFIVDSLFFITAFLVFVRIDFVVKASEVQDKIFKLIKDGFIYIKENKVIMHLIVLHASVGITSFDTLITLLAKNEYKYVISVPLAIGISNATRAVALMIGPFLISKYINRNNLHYLLVFQGITIILWGLTQFNFYISLISMFLVGLFTTVLWSYTYALLQDKCDEKYLGRVISYNDMFFMISCIVTTLFIGLMASLTSLDIITVLLGLAFIVFAYYYTRILKWI; this comes from the coding sequence TTGAATTATCTAACACTCTTTAGACAACATAAGGTAATAAGGGATTTATCTTTAGTTCAATTTATTGCATATTTTGGGGCTTGGTTTTCAAATGTAGCAATATATACAATGCTTGTTAACTTTGGCTCTTCAGGACTAACTATTGCTCTAGTAACAGCTATGCATTTTTTACCTGCTGTATTAATAGCACCTTTTTCAGGTGCCATTATAGATAGGTTCAAAATTAAACCTTTGATGCTTACTTTATTACTTGTAGAATTTGTAATGACTTTACTTTTTCTAACAATTGAAAATCAAAGTCAAGTATGGCTTTTGATGGTATTTATATTTATTAGAATGTCTGCTGCTTCTATTTTCTTTTCAACTGAAATGTCATTATTAGCAAAATTATTAAAAGGTGAAGCTTTACAAAAAGCAAATGAAATACATTCAATTATTTGGTCATTCTGTTACGCAGCAGGTATGGCAGTATCTGCATTAATAGTAAATTATATAGGTATTAAAGCTGCATTTATTGTTGATTCATTATTTTTTATTACTGCATTTTTAGTATTTGTACGAATAGATTTTGTTGTAAAAGCAAGTGAAGTTCAAGATAAAATATTCAAGTTGATTAAAGATGGTTTTATATATATAAAAGAGAATAAAGTCATTATGCATTTAATAGTTTTACACGCAAGTGTTGGAATAACTTCTTTTGATACACTAATCACATTACTTGCTAAAAATGAGTATAAATATGTGATTTCAGTTCCTTTAGCAATTGGAATATCAAATGCAACAAGAGCAGTTGCATTAATGATTGGACCTTTTTTGATTTCTAAATATATTAATAGAAATAATTTACACTATTTATTAGTTTTTCAAGGAATTACAATAATTCTTTGGGGATTAACTCAATTTAACTTTTATATTTCTCTTATATCAATGTTTTTAGTAGGTCTTTTTACAACAGTACTTTGGTCATATACATATGCATTATTACAAGATAAATGTGATGAAAAATATTTAGGTAGAGTGATTTCATATAATGATATGTTTTTTATGATTTCTTGTATTGTAACAACACTATTTATTGGATTAATGGCAAGTTTAACTTCGCTTGATATAATAACCGTATTATTAGGTTTAGCATTCATTGTTTTTGCTTATTACTATACTAGGATTTTAAAATGGATATAA
- a CDS encoding flavin reductase family protein: MILDYKDINDLNRYKIMSDTVIPRPIAWIVTEDEGVLNAAPFSYFVPISTNPALVIVAIGQKEDGSPKDSLANILKNKKATICFANKDNASEVQKCAIPLGKDESEVEKFDIDVTEVLEDYPARITSSQSALLCDYYSTVDIPGVTTPVILEVKHQYLEDGRLTERFHVNVDNVGRCGATFKALVDLD; the protein is encoded by the coding sequence ATGATTTTAGACTATAAAGATATTAACGACTTAAACAGATACAAAATAATGTCTGATACAGTAATACCAAGACCAATTGCATGGATTGTTACAGAAGATGAGGGTGTTTTAAATGCAGCTCCTTTTTCTTACTTTGTACCAATTTCTACTAATCCTGCTTTAGTAATTGTAGCAATTGGACAAAAAGAAGATGGAAGCCCAAAAGATTCATTAGCAAACATTTTAAAAAATAAAAAAGCTACTATTTGTTTTGCAAATAAAGATAATGCTTCAGAAGTTCAAAAATGTGCAATTCCTTTAGGAAAAGACGAAAGTGAAGTTGAAAAATTTGATATTGATGTAACAGAAGTTTTAGAAGATTATCCTGCAAGAATTACATCATCTCAAAGTGCGCTTTTATGTGATTATTATAGCACTGTAGATATTCCAGGTGTTACGACTCCTGTAATTTTAGAAGTAAAACATCAATACTTAGAAGATGGTAGATTAACTGAAAGATTTCATGTGAATGTTGATAATGTTGGAAGATGTGGTGCTACATTTAAAGCTTTAGTAGACTTAGATTAA